DNA sequence from the Halorussus sp. MSC15.2 genome:
AGAAGGTCATCGAGGAGGGTCCCTCGCCCGCCCTGACCGACGAACTCCGCGAGGAAATCGCAGAGGCCGCGCGCCGGGGTGCCGACGCCGCCGGTTACTACAACGCGGGCACCTTCGAGTTCCTCGTCGAGGAGGACGAGGACCGCGAGGACGGCGAACTCCTCGGTCCCGACACCAACTTCTACTTCCTCGAAGTCAACACCCGGATTCAGGTCGAACACACCGTCACCGAGGAACTCACCGACATCGACATCGTGAAGTCCCAGCTTCGCGTCGCCGCGGGCGAGGAACTCGACTTCTCGCAGGACGAGGTGGAACTCGAAGGCCACGCGATGGAGTTCCGCATCAACGCCGAGAACGCGGCCGACGACTTCGCGCCCGCGACCGGCGGAAAACTCGCGACCTACGACCCGCCGGGCGGTATCGGCGTCCGCCTCGACGACGCGCTCCGGCAGGGCGACGACCTCGTGACCGACTACGACTCGATGATAGCGAAACTCATCGTCCACGGGGCCGACCGCGAGGAGTGCATCGCTCGCTCGCAGCGCGCGCTGGCCGAGTACGACATCGAGGGCATCCCGACCATCATCCCGTTCCACCGCCTGATGCTGCAGGACGACGCGTTCGTCTCTGGCACCCACACCACGAAGTACCTCGACCACACCCTCGACCCCGAGCGCATCGCCGAGGCACAGGAGAAGTGGGGCACCGAGACCGACTCGGCGGCGGGCGACGACGAGGAGGTCGTCGAGCGCGAGTTCACCGTCGAGGTCAACGGCAAGCGCTTCGAGGTGGACCTCGAAGAGCGCGGCGCGGCCGCGATTCCCGCCGGGAACGCCGGCGGGGCCAGCGGCGGCCAGAAGCCCCAGCCCGCGGGCGGCGAGGGCGGCGACGACTCGGCGAGCGCGGCCGACGCCGAGGGCCAGACCGTCACCGCCGAGATGCAGGGCACCATCCTCGACGTGAAAGTCGCGGAGGGCGACGAGGTCGCGGCCGGTGACGTGGTCTGCGTGCTGGAGGCGATGAAGATGGAGAACGACGTGGTCGCCGACCGCGGCGGCACCGTCACGCAGGTCGCCGTCGGCGAGGGCGACAGCGTCGATATGGGCGACGTTCTAATCGTCATCGAGTGACGGAGCGACGACCGTGAATACGTAGCCACAATCCACTTGCGGTGCGCGGGCAAACGCCTACTCGTGCCGCAACTCTACCCCTATCGGCTAACCGAGTTTCTGCACGCGCAGGTCGGTGACGGTCTGCGGAGCGTCATCTACCACGACCGAGAGGGGTACGAGGTCGTGTTCGTCCGCGAGGACGTGGACGACTTCTCGGAGACGGAGATAGACAACATCGTCGCCGACCTCTGGGCGAACTCCTACGAACAGGCCATCCGCGAGGACCTCCGCGGTCAAGGCCCGCTGAACTGCTCGGTCTGGGTGTTCGGCGAGGCCATCGAGATGCACTTCGTGGCCGACGAACGACAGGGCGTCGCGGTCTCGCTCGACACCGAGACGTTCCTCGCCCAGAACAGTTTCATCCGGCAGTGCCTCGGCGTCGCCGGTGTCGAGTGACTCTTAAATGCCTCTCACGTAAGGCCCAATCGTTACACCGGACGCGACCGTCTGTTACGTCGAGTCAACGATGTCCCGAGACCCTCCGCACGACGCCGACGGCGACGCCCCGTCGGTCGAACGGACGTTGCGCGTCCTCGCCGCCGACCGTCGCCGCGAGACCCTCTCGTTCCTCTTCGACTACGACGGCGACGCGGTGGCGGTCGAAGA
Encoded proteins:
- a CDS encoding acetyl-CoA carboxylase biotin carboxylase subunit, with the translated sequence MFDKVLVANRGEIAVRVMRACEELGIDTVAVYSEADKDSGHVRYADEAYNVGPARAADSYLDHEAVIDAAKKADADAIHPGYGFLAENAEFAGKVEETDGVTWVGPSADAMEQLGEKTHARKTMRDADVPIVPGTTDPVEDPEEVAAFGDEHGYPVAIKAEGGGGGRGMKVVRGPDETDDQLESAKREGEAYFDNDNVYLERYLENPRHIEVQIIADHHGNVRHLGERDCSLQRRHQKVIEEGPSPALTDELREEIAEAARRGADAAGYYNAGTFEFLVEEDEDREDGELLGPDTNFYFLEVNTRIQVEHTVTEELTDIDIVKSQLRVAAGEELDFSQDEVELEGHAMEFRINAENAADDFAPATGGKLATYDPPGGIGVRLDDALRQGDDLVTDYDSMIAKLIVHGADREECIARSQRALAEYDIEGIPTIIPFHRLMLQDDAFVSGTHTTKYLDHTLDPERIAEAQEKWGTETDSAAGDDEEVVEREFTVEVNGKRFEVDLEERGAAAIPAGNAGGASGGQKPQPAGGEGGDDSASAADAEGQTVTAEMQGTILDVKVAEGDEVAAGDVVCVLEAMKMENDVVADRGGTVTQVAVGEGDSVDMGDVLIVIE